A section of the Malus sylvestris chromosome 17, drMalSylv7.2, whole genome shotgun sequence genome encodes:
- the LOC126612014 gene encoding protein PIN-LIKES 2-like isoform X3 → MEILPAMQGSNLKGELLLSAVLPLLKLFSMTAIGLLLAHPKYQLVPKLTFTLLSKLVFAIFLPCLIFTNLGPSISLKNFVNWWFIPVNVVISTAIGCVLGLLVAVICRPPPQFFRFTVIMTAFGNTVVEEKENHGIAQLGSDQNGNGNRDESDLARPLLVEAEWPGIEDKEIENCKTPLIARLFNSSNGVLPHTSLSELGEEEEGGYPRSTKPSQCLAEPRIARKIRSVAWRTPIDGILQPPTIAFLLAIVIGMIPTLKSLVFDDNQVLSFLTDSLGIVAEAMVPSAVLVLGGMLAEGPNESNLGMRTTIGIIVARLLVLPFIGIGVVLLSDKLNLLVADDQLYRFVLLLQYTTPSAILLGAVASLRGYSVREASALLFWQHIVAVFSLSLYIIVYFYLLF, encoded by the exons ATGGAGATTTTACCTGCAATGCAAGGAAGCAATCTAAAAGGAGAGTTGCTGCTAAGTGCAGTGCTTCCTCTGCTGAAGCTCTTTTCAATGACTGCCATTGGTTTACTTCTTGCCCACCCAAAATACCAACTTGTCCCTAAACTCACTTTTACACTTCTCAGTAAGTTGGTATTTGCTATCTTTTTACCCTGCTTAATCTTCACAAATCTAGGGCCATCAATTAGTCTAAAGAATTTTGTAAATTGGTGGTTCATTCCTGTTAATGTTGTAATAAGTACGGCGATCGGGTGTGTGTTGGGTTTGCTGGTTGCAGTGATTTGTAGGCCTCCACCTCAGTTTTTTCGATTCACCGTGATCATGACTGCGTTTGGAAACACGG TTGTGGAGGAAAAGGAGAATCATGGGATTGCGCAATTGGGTTCGGATCAGAATGGGAATGGGAATCGAGATGAAAGTGATCTTGCTAGGCCGCTTCTCGTTGAGGCTGAATGGCCTGGAATTGAAGATAAGGAAATTGAAAATTGCAAGACACCCCTTATTGCAAGGCTTTTTAATAGCAGCAATGGTGTACTTCCACACACTAGTCTTTCGGAACTtggtgaggaggaggagggaggttATCCGAGAAGTACCAAGCCTAGTCAGTGTCTGGCAGAGCCTAGGATCGCGAGGAAAATCAGATCTGTTGCTTGGAGGACACCAATTGATGGCATTCTTCAGCCGCCAACAATTGCTTTTCTGTTGGCCATTGTCATTGGCATGATTCCCACATTGAAATCTCTTGTTTTTGATGATAACCAAGTCCTTTCGTTCCTCACAGACAGCTTGGGAATTGTAGCGGAGGCCATGGTGCCTTCGGCTGTGCTTGTTCTTGGAGGAATGCTAGCTGAAGGTCCCAACGAATCCAATCTAGGAATGAGAACTACGATTGGGATTATTGTTGCAAGGCTTTTGGTACTTCCTTTCATTGGGATTGGTGTGGTTCTATTGTCGGATAAATTGAACCTTTTGGTAGCCGATGATCAATTGTATCGGTTCGTTCTTTTGCTGCAATACACCACACCTTCTGCCATATTGTTAGGAGCAGTTGCAAGCTTGAGGGGTTATTCTGTCAGAGAGGCTTCTGCCCTCCTCTTCTGGCAGCATATTGTTGCCGTCTTCTCCCTCTCGCTCTATATAATTGTCTACTTCTACCTTCTGTTTTGA
- the LOC126612014 gene encoding protein PIN-LIKES 2-like isoform X4 — MEILPAMQGSNLKGELLLSAVLPLLKLFSMTAIGLLLAHPKYQLVPKLTFTLLMICRPPPQFFRFTVIMTAFGNTVVEEKENHGIAQLGSDQNGNGNRDESDLARPLLVEAEWPGIEDKEIENCKTPLIARLFNSSNGVLPHTSLSELGEEEEGGYPRSTKPSQCLAEPRIARKIRSVAWRTPIDGILQPPTIAFLLAIVIGMIPTLKSLVFDDNQVLSFLTDSLGIVAEAMVPSAVLVLGGMLAEGPNESNLGMRTTIGIIVARLLVLPFIGIGVVLLSDKLNLLVADDQLYRFVLLLQYTTPSAILLGAVASLRGYSVREASALLFWQHIVAVFSLSLYIIVYFYLLF, encoded by the exons ATGGAGATTTTACCTGCAATGCAAGGAAGCAATCTAAAAGGAGAGTTGCTGCTAAGTGCAGTGCTTCCTCTGCTGAAGCTCTTTTCAATGACTGCCATTGGTTTACTTCTTGCCCACCCAAAATACCAACTTGTCCCTAAACTCACTTTTACACTTCTCA TGATTTGTAGGCCTCCACCTCAGTTTTTTCGATTCACCGTGATCATGACTGCGTTTGGAAACACGG TTGTGGAGGAAAAGGAGAATCATGGGATTGCGCAATTGGGTTCGGATCAGAATGGGAATGGGAATCGAGATGAAAGTGATCTTGCTAGGCCGCTTCTCGTTGAGGCTGAATGGCCTGGAATTGAAGATAAGGAAATTGAAAATTGCAAGACACCCCTTATTGCAAGGCTTTTTAATAGCAGCAATGGTGTACTTCCACACACTAGTCTTTCGGAACTtggtgaggaggaggagggaggttATCCGAGAAGTACCAAGCCTAGTCAGTGTCTGGCAGAGCCTAGGATCGCGAGGAAAATCAGATCTGTTGCTTGGAGGACACCAATTGATGGCATTCTTCAGCCGCCAACAATTGCTTTTCTGTTGGCCATTGTCATTGGCATGATTCCCACATTGAAATCTCTTGTTTTTGATGATAACCAAGTCCTTTCGTTCCTCACAGACAGCTTGGGAATTGTAGCGGAGGCCATGGTGCCTTCGGCTGTGCTTGTTCTTGGAGGAATGCTAGCTGAAGGTCCCAACGAATCCAATCTAGGAATGAGAACTACGATTGGGATTATTGTTGCAAGGCTTTTGGTACTTCCTTTCATTGGGATTGGTGTGGTTCTATTGTCGGATAAATTGAACCTTTTGGTAGCCGATGATCAATTGTATCGGTTCGTTCTTTTGCTGCAATACACCACACCTTCTGCCATATTGTTAGGAGCAGTTGCAAGCTTGAGGGGTTATTCTGTCAGAGAGGCTTCTGCCCTCCTCTTCTGGCAGCATATTGTTGCCGTCTTCTCCCTCTCGCTCTATATAATTGTCTACTTCTACCTTCTGTTTTGA
- the LOC126612014 gene encoding protein PIN-LIKES 2-like isoform X2 — protein sequence MEILPAMQGSNLKGELLLSAVLPLLKLFSMTAIGLLLAHPKYQLVPKLTFTLLMICRPPPQFFRFTVIMTAFGNTGNLPLAIVASVCHSDDNPFGTEDDCTEAGVAYVSFSQWVSVILVYTLVYHMMEPPLESAVYAVVEEKENHGIAQLGSDQNGNGNRDESDLARPLLVEAEWPGIEDKEIENCKTPLIARLFNSSNGVLPHTSLSELGEEEEGGYPRSTKPSQCLAEPRIARKIRSVAWRTPIDGILQPPTIAFLLAIVIGMIPTLKSLVFDDNQVLSFLTDSLGIVAEAMVPSAVLVLGGMLAEGPNESNLGMRTTIGIIVARLLVLPFIGIGVVLLSDKLNLLVADDQLYRFVLLLQYTTPSAILLGAVASLRGYSVREASALLFWQHIVAVFSLSLYIIVYFYLLF from the exons ATGGAGATTTTACCTGCAATGCAAGGAAGCAATCTAAAAGGAGAGTTGCTGCTAAGTGCAGTGCTTCCTCTGCTGAAGCTCTTTTCAATGACTGCCATTGGTTTACTTCTTGCCCACCCAAAATACCAACTTGTCCCTAAACTCACTTTTACACTTCTCA TGATTTGTAGGCCTCCACCTCAGTTTTTTCGATTCACCGTGATCATGACTGCGTTTGGAAACACGGGTAATCTCCCTCTTGCAATTGTTGCATCTGTTTGCCATAGTGATGATAACCCTTTCGGTACAGAAGATGACTGTACTGAGGCTGGTGTGGCATATGTTTCTTTTTCCCAATGGGTTTCTGTCATTCTTGTTTACACTCTTGTTTACCATATGATGGAGCCCCCATTGGAGTCTGCTGTTTATGCAGTTGTGGAGGAAAAGGAGAATCATGGGATTGCGCAATTGGGTTCGGATCAGAATGGGAATGGGAATCGAGATGAAAGTGATCTTGCTAGGCCGCTTCTCGTTGAGGCTGAATGGCCTGGAATTGAAGATAAGGAAATTGAAAATTGCAAGACACCCCTTATTGCAAGGCTTTTTAATAGCAGCAATGGTGTACTTCCACACACTAGTCTTTCGGAACTtggtgaggaggaggagggaggttATCCGAGAAGTACCAAGCCTAGTCAGTGTCTGGCAGAGCCTAGGATCGCGAGGAAAATCAGATCTGTTGCTTGGAGGACACCAATTGATGGCATTCTTCAGCCGCCAACAATTGCTTTTCTGTTGGCCATTGTCATTGGCATGATTCCCACATTGAAATCTCTTGTTTTTGATGATAACCAAGTCCTTTCGTTCCTCACAGACAGCTTGGGAATTGTAGCGGAGGCCATGGTGCCTTCGGCTGTGCTTGTTCTTGGAGGAATGCTAGCTGAAGGTCCCAACGAATCCAATCTAGGAATGAGAACTACGATTGGGATTATTGTTGCAAGGCTTTTGGTACTTCCTTTCATTGGGATTGGTGTGGTTCTATTGTCGGATAAATTGAACCTTTTGGTAGCCGATGATCAATTGTATCGGTTCGTTCTTTTGCTGCAATACACCACACCTTCTGCCATATTGTTAGGAGCAGTTGCAAGCTTGAGGGGTTATTCTGTCAGAGAGGCTTCTGCCCTCCTCTTCTGGCAGCATATTGTTGCCGTCTTCTCCCTCTCGCTCTATATAATTGTCTACTTCTACCTTCTGTTTTGA
- the LOC126612014 gene encoding protein PIN-LIKES 2-like isoform X1 → MEILPAMQGSNLKGELLLSAVLPLLKLFSMTAIGLLLAHPKYQLVPKLTFTLLSKLVFAIFLPCLIFTNLGPSISLKNFVNWWFIPVNVVISTAIGCVLGLLVAVICRPPPQFFRFTVIMTAFGNTGNLPLAIVASVCHSDDNPFGTEDDCTEAGVAYVSFSQWVSVILVYTLVYHMMEPPLESAVYAVVEEKENHGIAQLGSDQNGNGNRDESDLARPLLVEAEWPGIEDKEIENCKTPLIARLFNSSNGVLPHTSLSELGEEEEGGYPRSTKPSQCLAEPRIARKIRSVAWRTPIDGILQPPTIAFLLAIVIGMIPTLKSLVFDDNQVLSFLTDSLGIVAEAMVPSAVLVLGGMLAEGPNESNLGMRTTIGIIVARLLVLPFIGIGVVLLSDKLNLLVADDQLYRFVLLLQYTTPSAILLGAVASLRGYSVREASALLFWQHIVAVFSLSLYIIVYFYLLF, encoded by the coding sequence ATGGAGATTTTACCTGCAATGCAAGGAAGCAATCTAAAAGGAGAGTTGCTGCTAAGTGCAGTGCTTCCTCTGCTGAAGCTCTTTTCAATGACTGCCATTGGTTTACTTCTTGCCCACCCAAAATACCAACTTGTCCCTAAACTCACTTTTACACTTCTCAGTAAGTTGGTATTTGCTATCTTTTTACCCTGCTTAATCTTCACAAATCTAGGGCCATCAATTAGTCTAAAGAATTTTGTAAATTGGTGGTTCATTCCTGTTAATGTTGTAATAAGTACGGCGATCGGGTGTGTGTTGGGTTTGCTGGTTGCAGTGATTTGTAGGCCTCCACCTCAGTTTTTTCGATTCACCGTGATCATGACTGCGTTTGGAAACACGGGTAATCTCCCTCTTGCAATTGTTGCATCTGTTTGCCATAGTGATGATAACCCTTTCGGTACAGAAGATGACTGTACTGAGGCTGGTGTGGCATATGTTTCTTTTTCCCAATGGGTTTCTGTCATTCTTGTTTACACTCTTGTTTACCATATGATGGAGCCCCCATTGGAGTCTGCTGTTTATGCAGTTGTGGAGGAAAAGGAGAATCATGGGATTGCGCAATTGGGTTCGGATCAGAATGGGAATGGGAATCGAGATGAAAGTGATCTTGCTAGGCCGCTTCTCGTTGAGGCTGAATGGCCTGGAATTGAAGATAAGGAAATTGAAAATTGCAAGACACCCCTTATTGCAAGGCTTTTTAATAGCAGCAATGGTGTACTTCCACACACTAGTCTTTCGGAACTtggtgaggaggaggagggaggttATCCGAGAAGTACCAAGCCTAGTCAGTGTCTGGCAGAGCCTAGGATCGCGAGGAAAATCAGATCTGTTGCTTGGAGGACACCAATTGATGGCATTCTTCAGCCGCCAACAATTGCTTTTCTGTTGGCCATTGTCATTGGCATGATTCCCACATTGAAATCTCTTGTTTTTGATGATAACCAAGTCCTTTCGTTCCTCACAGACAGCTTGGGAATTGTAGCGGAGGCCATGGTGCCTTCGGCTGTGCTTGTTCTTGGAGGAATGCTAGCTGAAGGTCCCAACGAATCCAATCTAGGAATGAGAACTACGATTGGGATTATTGTTGCAAGGCTTTTGGTACTTCCTTTCATTGGGATTGGTGTGGTTCTATTGTCGGATAAATTGAACCTTTTGGTAGCCGATGATCAATTGTATCGGTTCGTTCTTTTGCTGCAATACACCACACCTTCTGCCATATTGTTAGGAGCAGTTGCAAGCTTGAGGGGTTATTCTGTCAGAGAGGCTTCTGCCCTCCTCTTCTGGCAGCATATTGTTGCCGTCTTCTCCCTCTCGCTCTATATAATTGTCTACTTCTACCTTCTGTTTTGA